From Vreelandella neptunia, the proteins below share one genomic window:
- a CDS encoding esterase-like activity of phytase family protein: protein MILKRRPILLALAAMLVATQAAGAADKYFNRIASFAVPDNMAEGEDRTRETAPEIIAASGDGMTLVYTDSPLGVIGRIDISDPAHPQPLGNIVMDGEPTAVSVLGNIAYVGVNTSASYSEPSGELRTVDLTSGEILSSCPLNGQPDSVASAVAPDGRFVAVAIENERDEEAGDGRVPQMPGGSVALVRINAEGLINCDSLLYADVTGLAEIAPEDPEPEFVDINTLGETVVTVQENNHLVVLDYAGKVVADFSAGTVDLDGIDASDDGALIFDEQQAERLREPDALQWIDDDHFAIANEGDMDGGARGWTIFNKRGEVVYESGTSFERAVIEAGHYPDKRSDAKGSEPEGMEFAVFEDTPYVFLLSERGSLVGVYDVSNLAEPQLTQLLPSGLSPEGAVAIPSRGLLATANEGDLGEDGGPRAHVMIYQYQDAPAVYPTLTSAGADELIGWGALSGLVAADDVLYAVNDSFYSAQPRIFTIDPSASPARITAALDVTRNGEPALGLDMEGITTDGEGGFWVASEGNDKGLANTLYHVGSDGEIIQGIELPEVLAQQALKWGLEGVTRIDNQLWLAVQRPWKDDPEGMVKLLRFDIDSGEWGAVHYPLDNVEQGWIGLSEITAHGDWLYLIERDNQIGAEAKVKQVTRIALDGLEPAPLGGELPVVEKQLVRDLIPDLASYNGFVVDKIEGMAINDTGNAWLVSDNDGVDDSSGETYFWTIPLE, encoded by the coding sequence ATGATACTCAAACGCAGACCAATACTGTTGGCGCTGGCTGCTATGCTGGTCGCCACGCAAGCGGCAGGTGCGGCAGATAAATATTTCAACCGCATCGCCAGCTTCGCGGTTCCCGATAATATGGCCGAGGGCGAAGATCGTACACGCGAGACCGCGCCTGAAATCATTGCTGCCTCCGGTGATGGCATGACGTTGGTGTATACCGATAGCCCGCTGGGCGTGATCGGGCGCATCGATATCAGCGACCCGGCTCATCCGCAACCGCTGGGTAATATCGTTATGGACGGCGAGCCTACGGCCGTATCGGTGCTCGGCAATATTGCCTATGTCGGAGTGAATACATCGGCTTCCTACAGCGAACCTTCCGGTGAGTTGCGCACGGTCGATTTAACCAGTGGCGAGATACTCTCCTCCTGCCCGCTGAACGGGCAGCCCGATAGTGTGGCTTCCGCTGTGGCACCCGATGGGCGCTTTGTCGCTGTCGCCATTGAGAACGAACGCGACGAAGAGGCCGGCGATGGACGTGTACCGCAGATGCCCGGCGGTTCCGTGGCACTGGTGAGGATCAATGCAGAAGGGCTGATTAACTGCGACAGCCTGCTCTACGCCGACGTAACCGGGCTCGCCGAGATCGCCCCCGAGGATCCCGAGCCGGAGTTTGTCGATATCAACACCCTGGGTGAGACCGTCGTCACCGTCCAGGAGAACAACCACCTTGTGGTGCTCGACTACGCAGGAAAGGTGGTGGCGGATTTCAGTGCCGGGACTGTTGACCTGGACGGCATTGACGCCAGCGATGACGGTGCGCTGATTTTCGACGAGCAGCAAGCCGAGCGCCTGCGTGAGCCGGACGCTTTGCAGTGGATCGACGACGACCACTTCGCTATTGCCAACGAAGGCGATATGGATGGCGGCGCGCGCGGCTGGACAATCTTCAACAAGCGCGGCGAGGTGGTATACGAGTCAGGTACTTCATTCGAGCGCGCGGTGATTGAAGCGGGTCACTACCCCGATAAGCGTTCGGATGCCAAAGGCAGCGAGCCGGAGGGGATGGAGTTTGCGGTGTTCGAAGATACGCCCTATGTCTTCCTGCTTTCCGAGCGCGGCTCGCTCGTGGGCGTTTATGACGTTAGCAACCTGGCCGAACCGCAGCTCACCCAGCTACTGCCCTCGGGCCTGTCTCCCGAAGGCGCCGTGGCGATTCCCAGCCGTGGCCTGTTAGCCACCGCCAATGAAGGGGATCTGGGCGAAGACGGCGGCCCCCGCGCCCATGTCATGATTTATCAATATCAGGATGCGCCAGCGGTCTATCCCACCCTGACCTCGGCGGGCGCCGATGAACTGATAGGCTGGGGCGCACTTTCCGGTTTGGTCGCCGCTGACGACGTACTTTATGCGGTCAACGACAGCTTCTACAGCGCCCAGCCGCGCATCTTTACCATCGACCCCTCAGCCTCCCCGGCGCGGATTACGGCAGCGCTGGACGTGACCCGCAACGGTGAGCCTGCGCTAGGGCTGGATATGGAAGGCATTACCACCGATGGTGAAGGTGGCTTCTGGGTCGCTTCCGAAGGTAACGACAAAGGCCTTGCCAACACCCTTTATCATGTGGGTTCCGACGGCGAGATTATCCAAGGAATTGAACTGCCCGAGGTGCTCGCTCAACAGGCATTGAAGTGGGGATTAGAAGGCGTTACGCGGATTGATAATCAGCTCTGGCTGGCGGTGCAGCGCCCGTGGAAGGATGACCCCGAAGGCATGGTCAAGCTACTGCGTTTTGATATCGACAGTGGCGAGTGGGGCGCTGTTCATTACCCGCTGGATAACGTGGAACAGGGTTGGATTGGCCTCTCCGAAATCACCGCCCATGGCGATTGGCTGTATCTGATCGAGCGCGACAACCAAATCGGCGCCGAGGCGAAGGTCAAGCAAGTGACCCGCATTGCACTGGATGGCTTGGAACCCGCCCCGCTGGGCGGTGAGCTGCCGGTGGTTGAGAAACAGCTAGTACGCGACCTGATTCCCGACCTAGCCAGCTACAACGGCTTTGTGGTGGACAAGATTGAGGGAATGGCGATTAACGATACTGGCAACGCCTGGCTGGTCAGCGACAACGACGGTGTGGACGATAGCTCCGGCGAGACCTACTTCTGGACAATACCGCTAGAGTAG
- a CDS encoding DNA polymerase III subunit chi: MARIDFYILPDTTLEARLQFACKLAETIWRKGYRLHLHCEDKALAEQADNALWNFRPDAYLPHALEDSEMAASVPITLGWQQLPVPTEEAALLNLHPEIPEGVERYARIAEIINQHQQVLIAKRACWQRYKEMGHEVVPHKLG; encoded by the coding sequence ATGGCGCGCATTGATTTCTACATTCTGCCCGATACCACCCTGGAGGCGCGCTTGCAGTTCGCTTGCAAACTGGCCGAGACCATCTGGCGCAAAGGCTACCGCCTGCATCTCCACTGTGAAGACAAAGCCCTCGCCGAGCAGGCCGATAACGCGCTATGGAATTTCCGCCCGGACGCCTATTTACCCCATGCCCTGGAAGATAGCGAGATGGCCGCCAGCGTCCCCATCACGCTAGGCTGGCAGCAGTTACCGGTGCCCACGGAAGAGGCCGCACTGCTTAATTTACACCCCGAAATACCCGAAGGCGTAGAGCGCTACGCGCGAATTGCCGAGATCATCAATCAGCACCAGCAAGTCCTGATCGCCAAACGCGCCTGCTGGCAGCGCTATAAAGAAATGGGCCACGAGGTTGTGCCGCATAAGTTGGGGTAG
- a CDS encoding branched-chain amino acid aminotransferase: MPTNFEILPSNQPIADEIRDNILKNPGFGKHFTDHMAHVRWTVDADWHGHQVRPYGPLTLDPAASVLHYGQEIFEGIKAYRHADGSIWTFRPEKNAERFRRSARRLALPELSDEDFIGSLKALLAQDQAWVPTPASASDECSLYLRPFMIASEAFLGVRPAHEVDYYVIASPAAAYFKGGIAPVSIWLSSNYKRAAPGGTGFAKCGGNYAASLAAQKEAEAHQCGQVAFLDAAENKWVEELGGMNLFFVFKDGRLVTPRLTDTILEGVTRNSVLTLAKDEGLTPEERPISIDEWREGAASGEITEVFACGTAAVITPVGELVSENERIRLQSEGNNEIAMRIRTKLLDLQYGRSEDKYGWLTQLV; this comes from the coding sequence GTGCCCACTAACTTTGAGATTTTGCCATCCAACCAGCCGATAGCCGATGAGATCCGTGACAACATTCTCAAAAACCCCGGCTTTGGCAAACACTTTACCGATCACATGGCCCATGTGCGCTGGACTGTTGACGCAGACTGGCACGGCCACCAAGTGCGCCCTTACGGCCCGCTAACGCTTGATCCCGCCGCCTCTGTGCTGCATTACGGCCAGGAGATTTTTGAAGGCATTAAAGCCTATCGCCATGCCGACGGCTCTATCTGGACATTCCGCCCCGAGAAAAATGCCGAGCGCTTCCGCCGCAGTGCTCGCCGATTAGCGCTGCCGGAACTTTCCGATGAAGACTTTATTGGTTCGCTGAAAGCGCTGCTGGCCCAAGACCAAGCCTGGGTGCCCACGCCTGCCAGCGCTTCTGATGAGTGCAGCCTCTATCTGCGACCATTCATGATCGCTTCAGAAGCCTTCTTAGGCGTTCGCCCCGCCCATGAGGTCGACTACTACGTAATCGCCTCCCCCGCGGCGGCGTACTTTAAAGGCGGCATTGCCCCGGTATCGATCTGGCTCTCGTCTAACTACAAGCGCGCTGCCCCCGGCGGCACCGGCTTTGCCAAGTGTGGCGGCAACTACGCCGCTTCTTTGGCTGCGCAGAAAGAAGCCGAAGCCCACCAGTGTGGTCAGGTCGCGTTCCTCGATGCTGCTGAAAACAAATGGGTGGAAGAGCTGGGCGGTATGAACCTGTTCTTCGTCTTCAAAGACGGCCGCTTGGTGACCCCGCGCCTGACCGACACCATTTTGGAAGGCGTGACCCGCAACTCAGTACTGACCCTGGCCAAAGATGAAGGCCTAACGCCGGAAGAGCGCCCGATTAGCATTGATGAATGGCGCGAAGGCGCGGCGTCCGGCGAGATCACCGAAGTATTTGCCTGCGGCACCGCCGCCGTGATTACCCCGGTGGGTGAACTGGTTTCCGAAAACGAGCGCATTCGCCTGCAATCCGAGGGTAATAATGAGATCGCCATGCGCATCCGTACCAAGCTGCTCGACCTGCAGTACGGTCGCAGCGAGGATAAGTACGGCTGGCTAACTCAGTTGGTTTAA
- the bfr gene encoding bacterioferritin: MKGDTKVIEHLNKALGNELVAINQYFLHAKMYKDWGLKALAKWEYDESIEEMQHADKIIERILFLEGIPNLQDLGKLHIGENVKEMLESDLKIEHDGRNDYIEAITYCESVKDYVTRDMLRDLLADEEDHIDHIETELGLIDKVGIQNYMQRQMQMAGDE, translated from the coding sequence ATGAAAGGTGATACGAAAGTTATTGAGCATCTCAATAAGGCGCTCGGCAACGAACTCGTTGCGATCAATCAGTACTTTTTGCACGCCAAGATGTACAAAGACTGGGGCCTAAAAGCACTCGCCAAGTGGGAATATGATGAGTCCATCGAAGAGATGCAGCACGCTGACAAGATCATCGAGCGCATTCTATTCCTGGAAGGCATTCCCAACCTGCAAGACCTGGGCAAGCTGCATATCGGTGAAAACGTCAAAGAGATGCTCGAAAGCGATCTAAAAATCGAGCACGATGGCCGCAACGACTACATTGAAGCGATCACCTATTGCGAGAGCGTTAAAGATTACGTGACTCGCGATATGCTGCGTGACCTGCTTGCTGATGAAGAAGACCATATCGACCACATCGAAACGGAACTTGGTTTGATCGACAAGGTGGGTATCCAGAATTATATGCAGCGTCAAATGCAGATGGCAGGCGACGAGTAA
- a CDS encoding RDD family protein yields the protein MQTRRFTQLDSVWPAGLGRRLGAMLYDGFLVTAIWIAVTVVHMLFFRYVLGQQPEEIGTTASDVLSLQLLLVFFVTLFFVFSWSRGGMTLGMQAWRLRVQTVDGYSLSLKQCLIRCAVAWLSLLAFGLGYLWVLFDQQRRSWPDIASNTQTVVLPKK from the coding sequence ATGCAAACACGACGCTTTACCCAGTTGGACAGCGTATGGCCCGCCGGCCTTGGCCGACGACTGGGTGCCATGCTGTATGACGGCTTTTTGGTCACCGCGATTTGGATTGCGGTGACCGTCGTGCATATGCTGTTTTTCCGCTATGTGCTTGGTCAACAGCCCGAAGAGATTGGCACGACGGCCAGCGATGTTTTGAGTTTGCAGCTCTTGCTGGTGTTTTTTGTCACGCTGTTTTTTGTTTTCTCCTGGTCGCGCGGGGGGATGACCTTGGGGATGCAGGCGTGGCGTTTACGGGTGCAAACGGTAGACGGGTATTCACTGAGCTTGAAGCAGTGCCTTATCCGCTGCGCGGTGGCGTGGCTCTCGCTACTGGCATTTGGTTTGGGCTACTTATGGGTGCTGTTTGATCAACAGCGACGTAGCTGGCCGGATATTGCTTCCAACACGCAAACGGTGGTTTTGCCGAAAAAATAA
- a CDS encoding (2Fe-2S)-binding protein, which produces MYVCVCKGVTDHQIRQHVSDGARSWREVREATGCATQCGKCACFAKSITRDAVQEARQEADMGLAYAV; this is translated from the coding sequence ATGTACGTTTGCGTGTGCAAGGGAGTAACCGATCATCAGATTCGCCAGCACGTTAGCGACGGAGCGCGCAGTTGGCGAGAAGTACGCGAGGCAACCGGCTGCGCAACGCAGTGCGGTAAGTGCGCGTGCTTCGCTAAATCAATTACCCGCGATGCCGTTCAGGAAGCACGCCAAGAAGCCGATATGGGGCTTGCCTACGCCGTGTGA
- a CDS encoding carbon starvation CstA family protein: MITFIVSILLLIAGYFTYGKFVERVFVTDRKRQTPAFSMRDNIDYVPMNTTRNSLIQLLNIAGVGPIFGPILGALYGPVAFVWIVIGCIFAGAVHDYLTGMISIRNHGAHLPQLAGKFLGKAMKHVVNGFAILLLLLVGTVFVTSPAALLANMTSLSLTLIIVAIFIYYLIATLLPIDKVIGRIYPYFGALLLFSAAGIGIGLIVTGAPIPELSFQNMHPDAAPIFPLLFLTISCGALSGFHATQTPIISRTTQNETNGRKIFYGMMITEGIIAMIWAAAAMSLFYGDQSLSDVLAAGGPAAVVSEVSTTMLGAIGGTLAVLGVIVLPITSGDTAFRSARMIIADYIKIDQKPIMKRVMVALPLFVVSYALTHMDFTLLWRYFSWANQTTAVIALWVGTMYLVLSRKPHWITSIPATFMTMATFTYLAYAPIGFGLPLQLSYVVAALGTLLCIALFMKRVRRLSRATFAVDEPVLSQSVDNGEAISAK, from the coding sequence ATGATCACCTTTATCGTATCGATCCTGCTGCTGATAGCGGGCTACTTTACCTATGGGAAATTCGTTGAGCGTGTGTTTGTCACTGACCGCAAGCGTCAGACGCCTGCTTTCAGCATGCGCGACAACATCGACTATGTGCCGATGAACACTACGCGCAATTCGCTTATTCAGTTATTAAACATTGCCGGTGTCGGCCCTATTTTTGGCCCGATTCTCGGCGCGCTGTATGGACCGGTGGCATTTGTGTGGATTGTAATTGGCTGTATCTTTGCCGGTGCTGTTCACGATTACCTGACCGGCATGATCTCGATCCGTAACCACGGCGCTCACTTGCCGCAACTGGCCGGCAAGTTCCTGGGTAAAGCGATGAAGCATGTGGTCAATGGCTTCGCGATTCTGCTACTGCTTTTAGTCGGTACGGTATTCGTCACCTCGCCCGCGGCGCTGCTGGCCAATATGACCTCGCTGTCGTTAACGCTGATCATCGTCGCTATCTTTATTTATTATTTGATTGCCACCCTGCTGCCGATCGATAAAGTCATCGGTCGCATCTACCCTTACTTTGGTGCCCTGCTACTGTTCAGCGCAGCGGGTATCGGTATCGGCTTAATCGTTACTGGCGCTCCGATTCCCGAGCTTTCGTTCCAGAACATGCACCCTGACGCCGCACCGATTTTCCCGCTGCTGTTTTTAACCATCTCCTGCGGCGCGCTTTCCGGTTTTCATGCTACCCAAACGCCGATTATTTCGCGCACCACCCAAAACGAAACCAATGGTCGCAAAATCTTCTACGGCATGATGATCACCGAAGGCATTATCGCGATGATCTGGGCAGCCGCTGCCATGAGCCTGTTTTATGGCGACCAGTCGCTTTCCGATGTGCTGGCGGCCGGTGGCCCTGCCGCGGTGGTAAGCGAAGTTTCTACCACCATGCTCGGCGCTATAGGCGGCACCCTGGCGGTACTCGGCGTTATTGTGCTGCCGATCACCTCGGGCGATACCGCTTTCCGCAGCGCGCGGATGATCATCGCCGACTACATCAAGATCGATCAAAAACCGATTATGAAGCGCGTCATGGTCGCTCTACCGCTATTTGTGGTGTCTTACGCGTTAACGCACATGGACTTCACACTGCTGTGGCGCTACTTCTCCTGGGCCAACCAAACCACCGCTGTGATCGCCCTGTGGGTAGGCACCATGTACCTGGTGCTGTCACGTAAGCCTCACTGGATTACCTCGATCCCCGCCACCTTTATGACCATGGCCACGTTTACCTACTTAGCCTACGCGCCGATCGGTTTTGGTCTACCGCTGCAGCTAAGCTATGTGGTGGCCGCACTAGGTACGCTTCTTTGCATTGCGCTGTTTATGAAGCGTGTCCGTCGCCTAAGCCGGGCAACTTTTGCCGTTGATGAGCCGGTACTGAGCCAGTCTGTGGATAACGGTGAGGCGATTTCAGCTAAATAG
- the lptF gene encoding LPS export ABC transporter permease LptF, with protein sequence MILFRYLTREVLLTMSAVAGILLLVIMGSRFIRYFSDAAEGDIPVTMLGSLMMFHLPGFMELILPLSFFLGILLAYGQLYMNSEITVMVACGMSPTRLLKVTLLPASVVAVLVGICSLWLTPFGALQTETALEEQRSRLDVSVLAPGRFQEFGGGRTAYIGSFSSDGTEMQDVLVHEQNQPGDEGTHDYVTRAASGYQETRLETGSRFLVLDDGERYGVTPGDKSAERLTFERYTLRLGLNRDRQELDSLEYATTPALWNNPSPRAQAQWQWRAGLPLMVFVLALMAQPLSRVNPRQGRFGKLLPAVFLYVAYLSLLLAVVDAIGSGTWPTTLGVWPVHGLFLGLGLLLLWRSQRKGMR encoded by the coding sequence TTGATTTTATTTCGATATCTAACTCGCGAAGTGTTACTCACCATGTCGGCGGTCGCTGGCATTCTGCTGCTGGTGATCATGGGCAGCCGCTTTATCCGCTATTTTTCGGACGCGGCAGAGGGCGATATTCCCGTCACCATGCTCGGCAGTCTGATGATGTTTCACCTGCCTGGCTTTATGGAACTCATTCTACCGCTGTCTTTTTTTCTAGGCATTCTGCTCGCCTATGGGCAGCTCTATATGAACAGCGAAATCACCGTTATGGTTGCCTGCGGGATGAGTCCCACGCGGCTGTTGAAAGTGACCCTACTGCCCGCCAGTGTCGTTGCGGTACTAGTGGGCATCTGTAGCCTTTGGCTGACGCCTTTTGGGGCGCTGCAAACCGAGACCGCACTGGAAGAGCAGCGTAGTCGCCTGGATGTTTCCGTATTAGCCCCAGGGCGCTTCCAAGAGTTCGGCGGTGGCCGTACCGCCTATATCGGTAGCTTCTCTAGCGACGGCACAGAAATGCAGGATGTGCTGGTGCACGAGCAGAACCAGCCGGGTGATGAAGGTACCCACGACTACGTTACCCGGGCGGCATCGGGCTACCAGGAAACCCGCCTCGAAACGGGTAGCCGTTTTCTGGTGTTGGATGACGGTGAGCGCTATGGGGTGACGCCGGGCGATAAGAGTGCTGAGCGGCTAACGTTTGAGCGCTATACGTTGCGACTGGGGTTGAATCGCGATCGGCAGGAGCTGGATTCATTGGAATACGCCACCACGCCTGCGCTGTGGAATAATCCAAGCCCCCGTGCCCAAGCACAGTGGCAGTGGCGGGCAGGACTCCCGCTTATGGTGTTTGTGCTGGCCTTGATGGCGCAGCCGCTTTCCCGGGTTAATCCCCGCCAGGGGCGCTTTGGTAAACTGCTGCCCGCGGTATTTTTATACGTCGCCTATCTCAGTCTGCTGCTCGCGGTTGTCGATGCGATTGGCAGTGGCACTTGGCCCACCACGCTGGGTGTGTGGCCCGTACATGGGCTGTTTTTAGGCCTGGGTCTATTATTGCTATGGCGCTCGCAACGCAAGGGGATGCGCTAA
- the lptG gene encoding LPS export ABC transporter permease LptG, with translation MLLDRLDRYIARNVLAAIVVVQFVLLGLDITIAYIDDLGDVQAGYTAFDALLYLLMRTPWRFYQYAPVAVLIGALIGLGSMASSNELTVMRAAGRSLARIVWGVMKPVLVVVVVVLLVAEYVSPRTEQYAEAWRLEKLQGEGAMLTSRSGWQIEGDSVYRFGAIRADDVVLDLTRYRFDDRQLVEATYAQRARWEDDAWRLENVATTRIFADHTESDQTASMGWDTSFTPTQLERLLRDIESQAPSELWAYAQFLEEQNLQNDQALLYFWQKMLMPLTMGSLVLIAASFVFGPLRTVAAGTRVFYGVITGLSFKYVQDLLAPASTIFGFSPVWAVLVPTLACAGVGIYFLRRNG, from the coding sequence ATGCTGCTTGATCGTCTCGATCGTTATATTGCCCGCAACGTGCTGGCGGCCATTGTTGTCGTTCAGTTCGTGCTGCTGGGGTTGGATATTACCATCGCCTATATCGATGATTTAGGCGATGTGCAGGCGGGCTATACCGCCTTCGATGCACTGCTTTACTTGCTAATGCGCACGCCTTGGCGATTCTATCAATACGCCCCTGTGGCGGTATTGATTGGCGCTCTGATTGGTTTAGGCAGCATGGCCTCCAGCAATGAGCTCACCGTTATGCGCGCCGCTGGGCGTTCCCTGGCGCGCATTGTATGGGGGGTGATGAAGCCAGTGCTGGTGGTGGTCGTTGTAGTGCTGTTAGTCGCCGAGTATGTCAGCCCGCGCACCGAGCAGTATGCCGAGGCGTGGCGGCTGGAAAAACTCCAGGGGGAAGGCGCCATGCTGACCAGTCGCAGCGGCTGGCAGATCGAGGGCGACAGCGTCTACCGTTTTGGGGCGATTCGTGCCGATGATGTAGTGCTCGATTTAACCCGCTATCGCTTTGATGACCGTCAGCTAGTCGAAGCCACTTACGCTCAGCGCGCACGCTGGGAAGACGATGCCTGGCGTTTGGAAAACGTCGCTACCACGCGCATTTTCGCCGACCATACCGAGTCTGACCAGACGGCAAGCATGGGTTGGGACACCTCTTTCACCCCCACCCAGCTAGAGAGGCTGCTGCGCGATATTGAGAGTCAGGCGCCCAGCGAGCTTTGGGCCTATGCCCAGTTCCTTGAAGAGCAGAACCTACAGAATGATCAGGCGTTGCTGTATTTTTGGCAGAAGATGCTGATGCCGCTCACCATGGGCTCGCTGGTGCTGATTGCCGCCTCCTTTGTATTTGGCCCGCTGCGCACCGTGGCTGCTGGCACACGGGTGTTTTACGGCGTTATCACCGGGCTGAGCTTTAAGTACGTTCAGGATCTATTGGCGCCCGCCTCGACGATATTTGGCTTTTCACCCGTCTGGGCCGTACTGGTGCCGACTCTGGCCTGCGCCGGGGTCGGGATCTACTTTCTACGTCGCAATGGTTAA
- a CDS encoding leucyl aminopeptidase, which yields MEFSVQTANPAKAETPCLLVPVFKGGDLLPTVAKLDDASERLIGQLLERGDFDAALGNVQMVPFAPGLGAERILLVGLGEREKCQEAAFIKALDAAMTALVKLPIDEASVVFGDVPLADRDPAWKARKVMEAAERAIYRFDQFKSSPAPAPSLAKLTLIISDADAVPQVKQGALVGNAIGRGINYTRTLGNLPGNVCTPSYLAEQAEQLGRDSQGALEVDILDEEALEALGAGSLLSVGRGSKEPTRLIVMKYQGAEESEEAPHVLIGKGITFDTGGISLKPGEGMDEMKFDMCGAASVFGTVKAVLEIKPKLNLVFIVAAAENMPDGHATKPGDIIKTLKGLTVEVLNTDAEGRLVLCDALTYAERFTPASVVDIATLTGAVIIGLGHHATGLLSNDDDLALDLLDAGEAAWDRAWHLPLWDEYQEQLESNFADLANIGGRPAGTITAACFLSRFADHFPWAHLDIAGTAWHSGKQKGATGRPVGLLTQYLLDREADAQVENSDV from the coding sequence ATGGAATTTTCCGTTCAGACCGCGAACCCAGCCAAAGCTGAAACACCCTGCCTCTTGGTGCCGGTTTTTAAAGGGGGCGACCTCCTGCCCACCGTCGCCAAACTGGACGACGCCAGCGAGCGCCTAATCGGTCAATTGCTGGAGCGAGGTGATTTTGATGCCGCGCTGGGTAACGTGCAAATGGTACCCTTTGCGCCGGGCCTGGGCGCCGAACGCATCTTGCTGGTGGGCTTGGGAGAGCGTGAAAAATGCCAGGAAGCGGCTTTTATCAAGGCGCTGGATGCAGCCATGACGGCGCTAGTGAAACTGCCGATCGACGAAGCCAGCGTGGTATTTGGCGATGTTCCGTTGGCTGACCGCGACCCGGCCTGGAAAGCGCGCAAAGTAATGGAAGCCGCTGAACGGGCGATTTATCGCTTTGACCAGTTCAAATCTTCCCCTGCGCCAGCTCCCAGCCTTGCCAAGCTAACGTTAATTATCAGCGATGCCGACGCGGTTCCGCAGGTTAAGCAGGGTGCGTTAGTGGGCAACGCTATTGGTCGAGGCATCAACTATACCCGCACCCTGGGTAACCTGCCCGGCAACGTGTGCACGCCCAGCTATTTAGCCGAGCAGGCAGAACAGCTGGGGCGCGACTCACAAGGCGCGCTCGAGGTCGATATTCTCGATGAAGAAGCGCTGGAAGCCCTGGGTGCAGGCTCGCTGCTATCCGTAGGCCGCGGCAGCAAAGAACCCACACGCCTGATCGTGATGAAGTACCAAGGCGCCGAAGAGAGTGAAGAAGCGCCCCACGTGCTGATCGGCAAAGGCATTACCTTTGATACCGGCGGTATTTCGCTCAAGCCGGGCGAAGGCATGGATGAAATGAAGTTCGACATGTGCGGCGCCGCCAGCGTGTTTGGCACCGTCAAAGCCGTGCTGGAGATCAAGCCCAAACTCAACCTGGTGTTTATCGTCGCCGCGGCGGAAAACATGCCCGACGGCCACGCCACCAAGCCCGGCGATATTATTAAAACGCTGAAAGGCCTCACCGTTGAAGTACTTAACACCGACGCGGAAGGCCGCCTGGTGCTGTGCGATGCACTCACCTACGCCGAGCGCTTTACCCCGGCCAGCGTCGTAGATATCGCCACCCTCACCGGCGCGGTGATTATAGGCCTGGGCCATCACGCCACCGGCCTGCTCTCCAACGACGATGACTTGGCGCTGGATCTGCTCGATGCGGGCGAAGCCGCCTGGGATCGCGCCTGGCACCTGCCGCTGTGGGATGAGTATCAAGAGCAGCTTGAGTCCAACTTTGCCGACCTAGCCAATATTGGTGGCCGCCCCGCTGGCACGATTACCGCTGCGTGCTTCTTGTCACGCTTTGCCGACCACTTCCCCTGGGCGCACCTGGATATCGCCGGTACTGCCTGGCACTCCGGCAAGCAAAAAGGCGCCACCGGTCGCCCCGTTGGGCTGTTAACCCAGTACCTGCTTGACCGTGAAGCAGACGCCCAAGTAGAAAATAGCGACGTCTAA